CTACTCCGCCGACGGCGACCCGCGCTACTGCACCGCCGTGTTCGGCGTCCTCGAGCCGGACACCGAGACCGGGCAGGTCGCCGTCCGAATCGCCTCGGGCGGCCATCCGCCGGTGCTCGTCCTGCGCGCCGACGGCACGGCGGACTTCCTGCCGACCCCCGGCGGTCTCCTCGTCGGCGTCCTGGCCGACGCGCGATTCGTCACCGCGACCACCGTCCTCGCCGCCGGCGACACCCTCCTGCTCTACACCGACGGTCTCACCGAGGCACGCACCGGCGAGGACCGCGGCAGTCTGTACGGGGACGACGCGCTGCGCGCCTTCGCCACCGAGCACGCCGGCCGGTCGCCGCACGCCGTCGTCCAGGCTCTGATCGGCCTGCTGGACGACTTCGGCGACGGCCTCGACGACGACACCGCCCTGCTGGCCCTCGGCGTCCCCGCCACCGACCCGGCCACCGGCCCGGCCACGAAGAGCACACGATGAGCCCCCTGAAGATCACCAGCAGGGACGTCGTGACCGGCCCCGTCCTCGAGATCCTCGGCGACCTCGACTTCGGCCACGCCGCCCAGTTGCGTGAGCTGCTCCCCACGCTCACCCTGCGGCCGGGCCAGCGCCTCATCCTGGACCTGGCCGGCATGGAGTTCTGCGACTCCACCGGCATCACCGCGCTGCTCGCCGCCCACCATCACGCCCTCGCCGCGCAGGCCGACATCGCGCTCGCAGGCGTCCCCGCCAACACCCTGCGCATCCTGCGCATCGTCGGCCTCGACCAGATCTTCCCCCTCCACCCCGACACGGCCACCGCCGCCCGGGCCCCCCGACCGACCCTCTGACACCGACCGGCCCGGCCCAACCGGCCCCGGCGGAAGGGCCGCCCCGCGCCTGCTCGACGGGCCGGACCTCGGCTTCGGGGACGCCTGGCGTGACGGGCCCGGGGACACGGAACCTCACCGACGACTCCGCCGGCGAGCGGGTCCACCCCTCTCCTTCCACGACGATCCCGATCCCGGTGACACGTCCCTGATGACACGCGCCGTCGCGGCCCGAACCGTCATCCGAGCCCGCCGGAGAGGTCGAGGGCCGCGAGGTAGCCGAAGGTCATCGCGGGGCCGATCGTCGAGCCCGCGCCCGCGTAGCTGTGCCCCATGACGGCGGCGCTGGCGTTCCCGGCGGCGTACAGGCCGGGGATCGCCGAGCCGTCGGCGCGCAGCACCCGGGCCCGGGCGTCCGTGCGCAGACCGCCCTTGGTGCCGAGGTCGCCGGGGACGATGCGGAAGGCGTAGTAGGGAGGCAGCCACAGGGGGGCCAGGCAGGAGTTGGGGAGGACGTAGGGGTCCGTGTAGTAGTGGTCGTAGGCGCTGTCGCCGCGCCGGAAGTCGGTGTCCTTGCCCCTGAGGGCCTGGGAGTTGAAGCGGTCGACGGTGGAGCGGAGCGCGGCGGCCGGGACGCCGATCGAGGCGGCGAGGGCGTCGAGGGTCCAGGCCTTGCGCGCGGCTCCCGAGGTGTACCAGTCGTCGGGGAGCACGAAGGTCGGCGCGATGTCCTTGAAGAGGTACCGGTTGCGGTAGTTCTGGTCGACGACCAGCCACGCCGGGATGTCCGGTGCGGTCGGATCGAGGTCGTACATCGTGTGGACCACGTCGCTGTAAGGGCCGGCCTCGTTGACGAAGCGGGCGCCGGCCCGGTTCACCAACAGGCCGCCGGGCAGGGTGCGTTCGGCGAGACAGAAGTACGGCTCGCCGGGGAGCGGGATCGCGGGTCCCCACCAGGCGTCGTCCATCAGCGCCAGCGCCCCGCCCGCGCGCTGACCGGCACGTATCCCGTCCCCCGTGTTCTCCTTCGCCCCGACCGTCCACTCGGTCCCGATCGGCTGCCGCTGGTACTGCGCCCGCATCGCCGCGTTGTGCTCGAACCCCCCGGAGCCGACGACGACACCCCGCCGGGCCCGTACGAGCCCCGG
This Streptomyces sp. NBC_00377 DNA region includes the following protein-coding sequences:
- the kstD gene encoding 3-oxosteroid 1-dehydrogenase gives rise to the protein MTTSADPVRHHGLPSRRAVLGASAGAGAGLALAAPGRQAAAADLPVLGTYDVVVIGSGAAGMTAALTAARRGLSCVVVEKAPTFGGSAARSGAGIWIPNNSVILSAGVPDTPAKAAAYLAAVVGADVPADRQAAFLAHGPAMLSFVMANSPLRFRWMEGYSDYYPELPGGLPGGRSVEPDQLDGNLLGAELARLNPPYMGVPAGMVVFSADYKWLALAAVSVKGAAVATECLARGTKAALLGQKPLTMGQSLAAGLRAGLLAAQVPVWLNTPLADLRVEGGVVTGAVVTRDGVPGLVRARRGVVVGSGGFEHNAAMRAQYQRQPIGTEWTVGAKENTGDGIRAGQRAGGALALMDDAWWGPAIPLPGEPYFCLAERTLPGGLLVNRAGARFVNEAGPYSDVVHTMYDLDPTAPDIPAWLVVDQNYRNRYLFKDIAPTFVLPDDWYTSGAARKAWTLDALAASIGVPAAALRSTVDRFNSQALRGKDTDFRRGDSAYDHYYTDPYVLPNSCLAPLWLPPYYAFRIVPGDLGTKGGLRTDARARVLRADGSAIPGLYAAGNASAAVMGHSYAGAGSTIGPAMTFGYLAALDLSGGLG
- a CDS encoding STAS domain-containing protein — protein: MSPLKITSRDVVTGPVLEILGDLDFGHAAQLRELLPTLTLRPGQRLILDLAGMEFCDSTGITALLAAHHHALAAQADIALAGVPANTLRILRIVGLDQIFPLHPDTATAARAPRPTL